In one Nitratidesulfovibrio vulgaris str. Hildenborough genomic region, the following are encoded:
- the prsK gene encoding XrtA/PEP-CTERM system histidine kinase PrsK: MTIVLACLVVVLTVAGTARALHESGRAAAPRVVAPVLTAVLVVAETYLAVATEVAPWTLQATLILQALLAPAWATFALCYGRECSWRTLPRSGRLLLALSLSPVLMAAVLPPDQLFYLADFTAERVFYLEPRAFFLYLQLLLCLLLSAGNLETTLRNSRHSQRWRIKLALVGMGAVLAALCLQYGQGLVIRTLDLGYVGLRNGAVALGFALFLFAETRRGSDKVHIARRLAFRSVVAIIAGGYLLGLGVLREGVRLAGPDFERHFALAIVFAVVLAGLIILLSDHLRRRFSIWMHRTFYNEKYDYRTQWINFTDMLSHARNTRDFVDVMLVGLCDAFGFVGAAFVPADFEHPGQARDAVVYEMEPLPPTLPATAFGGLLVYEGGPCTLDTVAGLLSEDALEALQDAGVGLVLPVRTVEGCEGVVLLARPIDTREEHDLEDFELLEAMGRQIALCVRSFRLGDELAVAREMEALGRFAALVMHDLKNQVYALSLLVDNARLYIAEPEFQRDLVETLTNSVSNMRNLISQLTRLPGRENLHLAPVDLMELAREACASLPGADIRFEGAGVRAAVDAEQVSKVLVNLCLNAIEADPAGPVVVRVGVNGGPLIKVEDSAGGIDPALLRDGLFKPFRSTKKRGMGIGLYHCRKIVEAHGGTIGVESQPGRGSTFTVQFARREG; this comes from the coding sequence ATGACCATCGTCCTCGCGTGTCTCGTGGTGGTGCTGACGGTGGCGGGCACGGCCCGCGCCCTGCACGAGTCGGGGCGGGCGGCTGCGCCGCGCGTGGTGGCCCCGGTGCTCACGGCCGTTCTCGTGGTGGCCGAGACCTATCTCGCCGTGGCCACCGAGGTCGCGCCGTGGACGTTGCAGGCGACGCTCATCCTTCAGGCGCTGCTGGCCCCGGCGTGGGCCACGTTCGCCCTGTGCTACGGGCGCGAGTGCTCATGGCGCACGCTGCCGCGCAGCGGCAGGCTGCTGCTGGCCCTGTCGCTGTCGCCCGTGCTCATGGCGGCCGTGCTGCCACCCGATCAGTTGTTCTATCTTGCCGACTTCACGGCCGAACGAGTCTTCTACCTCGAACCGCGCGCCTTCTTCCTCTACCTGCAACTGCTGCTGTGCCTGCTGCTGTCGGCGGGCAACCTCGAGACCACGCTCCGCAACAGCCGCCACAGCCAGCGCTGGCGCATCAAGCTGGCCCTCGTCGGCATGGGGGCGGTGCTCGCGGCGCTCTGCCTGCAATACGGGCAGGGGCTGGTCATCCGCACCCTCGACCTCGGCTATGTGGGGCTGCGCAACGGGGCCGTGGCGCTTGGCTTCGCGCTGTTCCTCTTCGCCGAGACGCGCCGTGGCAGCGACAAGGTGCACATCGCGCGGCGTCTGGCCTTCCGGTCCGTGGTCGCCATCATCGCGGGCGGGTACCTGCTTGGACTCGGCGTGCTGCGCGAGGGCGTGCGTCTGGCGGGGCCTGATTTCGAACGGCACTTCGCGCTGGCCATCGTCTTCGCCGTCGTCCTCGCGGGGTTGATCATCCTGCTGTCGGACCACCTGCGCAGGCGGTTCAGCATCTGGATGCACCGCACCTTCTACAACGAGAAGTACGACTACCGCACACAGTGGATCAACTTCACCGACATGCTCTCCCATGCCCGCAACACCCGCGACTTCGTGGACGTGATGCTGGTGGGCCTGTGCGATGCCTTCGGCTTCGTGGGGGCTGCCTTCGTGCCCGCCGACTTCGAACACCCCGGACAGGCCCGCGACGCCGTGGTCTACGAGATGGAACCGCTGCCGCCCACGCTGCCCGCCACGGCCTTCGGCGGACTGCTGGTCTACGAGGGTGGCCCGTGCACGCTGGACACGGTGGCGGGGCTCTTGAGCGAAGACGCGCTCGAAGCCCTGCAAGACGCCGGGGTGGGCCTCGTGCTGCCGGTGCGCACCGTGGAGGGCTGCGAGGGGGTGGTGCTACTGGCACGGCCCATCGACACCCGCGAGGAGCACGACCTTGAGGACTTCGAACTCCTCGAGGCCATGGGACGCCAGATAGCCCTGTGCGTGCGCAGCTTCCGCCTTGGCGACGAACTGGCGGTGGCGCGCGAGATGGAGGCGCTGGGCCGCTTCGCCGCGCTGGTGATGCACGACCTCAAGAATCAGGTCTACGCGCTCTCGCTGCTGGTGGACAACGCGCGGCTGTACATCGCCGAACCCGAGTTCCAGCGCGACCTTGTGGAGACGCTCACCAACAGCGTCAGCAACATGCGCAACCTCATCTCGCAACTGACGCGCCTGCCGGGGCGCGAGAACCTGCATCTCGCCCCTGTCGACCTCATGGAACTGGCACGCGAGGCGTGCGCCAGCCTGCCGGGGGCGGACATCCGCTTCGAGGGCGCGGGGGTGCGGGCCGCGGTCGATGCGGAGCAGGTGTCGAAGGTGCTCGTGAACCTGTGCCTCAACGCCATCGAGGCCGACCCCGCGGGGCCGGTGGTGGTGCGGGTGGGTGTGAACGGCGGCCCGCTCATCAAGGTCGAGGACTCGGCGGGCGGCATCGACCCCGCCCTGTTGCGCGACGGACTGTTCAAGCCCTTCAGATCGACCAAGAAGCGCGGCATGGGCATCGGCCTGTACCATTGCCGCAAGATCGTCGAGGCGCACGGTGGCACCATCGGCGTGGAGTCGCAGCCCGGACGCGGCAGCACCTTCACCGTGCAGTTCGCCCGGAGGGAGGGCTGA
- a CDS encoding phenylacetate--CoA ligase family protein, giving the protein MIGYARMMLHRLSNSACHARMREHLALERLPHDELRQRQFWVAVTLLKHAYETVPHYRALMDGAGLHPDAVRSFADFAALPVLRRWPAGAPAPDLVSKALPRKALAALQGQSAENGGCLPAPILRDRAARDETQANWLLCLTFAGWTQADMVVRLYAASGDESGDLLHPGVREWLAGTLAVDGCTYAPDAVAQWVKAIRRCGRAYVLGNARVMADMADFMREGGIRLGNVRGAVVSGGRGDHHPYANGLPDAGGLHIGVPGQTDQTGQTGQTGHAVHTGPADGDGTGRQRIAEAFGCPVFDLYGCAEVPCIAMQCGAGNLHLLTHSAHVAFEPDAACGPPRLIVTDLNNRAMPVLRFDTGDHGVPVDGPCPCGRGFPLMRRVPATGTWFQTVEGRFIPGDAFARGLAARLDALLALVPGESAAGGHPDGGAARHGDGDGEGGGNGSDNRGTGHHAGHDTAHGGSHQMGPHMGRGDSRHPAHRGGRGAYRAWPAFRQVVPGVVHVVLPAECAMGATPFGALVRDTVREVVRDAAQGAGAADASALATLTFVQATTPAGRDASHGGGPPQGGHRP; this is encoded by the coding sequence ATGATAGGATATGCGCGCATGATGTTGCACAGGCTGAGCAACAGCGCGTGCCATGCGAGGATGCGCGAGCATCTCGCACTGGAACGGCTGCCGCACGACGAGTTGCGGCAGAGGCAGTTCTGGGTCGCGGTCACGCTGCTCAAGCACGCCTACGAGACGGTGCCCCATTACCGTGCGCTCATGGACGGGGCGGGGCTGCATCCCGACGCGGTACGCAGCTTCGCGGACTTCGCGGCGCTGCCCGTGCTGCGCCGGTGGCCCGCCGGGGCACCTGCGCCCGACCTCGTGTCCAAGGCCCTGCCCCGCAAGGCGCTGGCGGCGCTGCAAGGGCAGTCTGCCGAGAACGGGGGCTGCCTGCCCGCGCCCATCCTGCGCGACCGCGCCGCCCGCGACGAGACGCAGGCCAACTGGCTGCTGTGCCTCACCTTCGCGGGATGGACACAGGCGGACATGGTGGTGCGGCTGTATGCCGCGTCGGGCGACGAGTCGGGCGACCTGCTGCACCCCGGCGTGCGCGAATGGCTGGCGGGGACCCTCGCCGTGGACGGCTGCACCTACGCACCGGACGCCGTGGCGCAGTGGGTGAAGGCCATCCGCCGTTGCGGCAGGGCCTATGTGCTGGGCAATGCTCGCGTCATGGCGGACATGGCGGACTTCATGCGCGAGGGCGGCATCCGGCTTGGCAACGTGCGCGGGGCCGTGGTGTCGGGCGGCAGGGGCGACCACCACCCGTATGCGAACGGCCTTCCGGATGCTGGCGGCCTGCATATCGGGGTGCCCGGCCAGACCGACCAGACCGGCCAGACCGGCCAGACCGGCCACGCCGTGCACACGGGGCCTGCCGACGGTGACGGGACGGGGCGGCAGCGCATCGCCGAGGCCTTCGGCTGCCCGGTGTTCGACCTGTACGGCTGCGCCGAGGTGCCCTGCATCGCCATGCAATGCGGCGCGGGCAACCTGCACCTGCTGACGCACTCGGCCCATGTGGCGTTCGAACCCGATGCCGCGTGCGGCCCGCCACGCCTCATCGTCACCGACCTCAACAACAGGGCCATGCCCGTGCTGCGCTTCGACACCGGCGACCACGGCGTGCCCGTGGACGGCCCGTGCCCCTGCGGGCGCGGTTTCCCGCTGATGCGGCGCGTGCCCGCCACCGGGACGTGGTTTCAGACGGTGGAAGGGCGGTTCATCCCCGGCGACGCGTTCGCCCGTGGTCTTGCCGCCCGTCTGGACGCACTTCTGGCACTCGTCCCCGGCGAGAGTGCTGCCGGAGGGCACCCCGACGGGGGTGCGGCGCGGCACGGCGACGGTGATGGAGAGGGCGGAGGCAACGGAAGCGATAACCGTGGCACCGGGCATCATGCGGGACATGACACCGCGCATGGCGGCAGCCATCAGATGGGGCCTCACATGGGGCGTGGCGACAGCCGGCACCCCGCGCACAGGGGCGGGCGTGGCGCATACCGCGCATGGCCCGCCTTCAGGCAGGTGGTCCCCGGCGTCGTCCACGTCGTCCTTCCGGCGGAGTGCGCCATGGGTGCGACCCCCTTCGGGGCCCTCGTGCGTGACACCGTGCGCGAGGTCGTGCGCGACGCCGCGCAAGGGGCCGGGGCCGCAGACGCCTCGGCGCTGGCGACCCTGACGTTCGTGCAGGCGACGACTCCAGCGGGGCGCGACGCTTCGCACGGGGGCGGACCGCCGCAAGGAGGGCACAGGCCATGA
- a CDS encoding patatin-like phospholipase family protein: MYRNIVFKGGGIKGLAYAGALRAMGRHGMLRDVRRTAGTSSGAMAAVFLALGATPDQMVDILLRTPFHKFMDGSRWLGGDLQRLVRDFGWFKGEVLERWARSNIGVLTGKPHMTFGELRQRADVEPGRFLDLTVVGANLSRETPELFNAERTPDTPIHEALRISMSIPLFFTAVRNSRGEVLVDGSVIWNYPISLYDRARYVMHGDHVRGDAGHGEAGRSGATRDAAGRCDTSGWNVPPRDASRVRAGQGDAVHGSAVRGEDGPGDASPDACGRRLTGQGNAMHGEDGQADTPPGESRQGDARQNVALRGDAAPGEYGPGEYGPGDARPGEAGRGVARGDTPRQGKAGRGDAGQGDACPHNPDAVTFNRETLGFMVESRHGEELLHHDVTPVADFRTYLRSILGFITDSMHSAYLSEHDWKRTVLIDALGVRTTDFQISREQVRSLIDSGDRCVEAFIASRKGYRDGGMA, translated from the coding sequence ATGTACCGCAATATCGTGTTCAAGGGCGGGGGCATCAAGGGGCTGGCCTACGCCGGGGCCTTGCGCGCCATGGGGCGGCACGGGATGTTGCGGGATGTGCGCCGCACCGCCGGGACGTCGTCGGGAGCCATGGCCGCCGTCTTTCTCGCACTGGGGGCCACGCCCGACCAGATGGTGGACATCCTGCTGCGCACCCCGTTCCACAAGTTCATGGACGGTTCGCGCTGGCTTGGCGGCGACTTGCAGCGACTGGTGCGCGATTTCGGCTGGTTCAAGGGCGAAGTGCTCGAACGCTGGGCGCGGTCGAACATCGGCGTGCTGACCGGAAAGCCGCACATGACCTTCGGTGAACTGCGCCAGCGGGCCGATGTCGAACCGGGGCGCTTTCTCGACCTCACGGTGGTGGGGGCCAACCTCTCGCGCGAGACGCCCGAACTCTTCAACGCCGAACGCACGCCCGACACCCCCATCCACGAGGCCCTGCGCATCTCCATGAGCATCCCGCTGTTCTTCACGGCGGTGCGCAACAGCCGGGGCGAGGTGCTGGTGGATGGCAGCGTCATCTGGAACTACCCCATCTCGCTGTACGACCGCGCACGCTACGTGATGCACGGCGATCACGTGCGGGGCGATGCCGGACACGGCGAAGCGGGGCGGAGCGGGGCGACGCGGGATGCTGCGGGGCGGTGTGATACGTCGGGCTGGAATGTGCCACCGAGAGACGCAAGCCGGGTACGCGCGGGGCAGGGTGATGCGGTGCACGGCAGCGCCGTGCGGGGCGAAGATGGTCCGGGCGATGCATCACCGGATGCTTGCGGGCGTCGCCTCACTGGACAGGGCAACGCGATGCACGGTGAGGACGGGCAGGCTGACACCCCGCCGGGTGAGTCCAGACAGGGCGATGCGAGGCAGAACGTTGCCCTACGGGGTGACGCCGCTCCCGGCGAATATGGTCCGGGCGAATATGGTCCGGGCGATGCCAGACCAGGCGAAGCAGGACGCGGCGTAGCGAGGGGGGATACACCTCGGCAGGGCAAGGCCGGTCGGGGTGATGCGGGGCAGGGTGATGCATGTCCGCACAATCCCGACGCCGTGACCTTCAACCGCGAGACGCTGGGCTTCATGGTCGAATCGCGACACGGTGAGGAGTTGCTTCACCACGACGTCACCCCCGTGGCGGACTTCCGCACCTACCTGCGCTCCATTCTCGGCTTCATCACCGACAGCATGCACAGCGCCTACCTGTCGGAACACGACTGGAAGCGTACCGTGCTCATCGACGCACTGGGGGTGCGTACCACCGACTTCCAGATCTCGCGCGAACAGGTGCGCAGCCTCATCGACAGTGGCGACAGGTGCGTCGAGGCCTTCATTGCCAGCCGCAAGGGCTACCGTGATGGGGGCATGGCATGA
- a CDS encoding lipid II:glycine glycyltransferase FemX, with amino-acid sequence MTGHALHIAPCGPSRHAEWDAFVEAHPARPLFHSRRWLSLLARHQGVRLDLHCIEAQGRVVGLLPMFSRGYGVIRVHSSPYVVTDTPYLGPLVDDDVSPHALWAALLDHARHSGMDFVRLFTRVGMACPPVDGTPAGVQRKTTHVLDLTPGEEALWNGLEGRCRTAVRKAAKEGVTVEPMADDAALERFVDMLEGVYARQGLTSPNPRAFYRDVWRTFGGREVVGLTARHEGRDIASALFVMDARDAYYISGASAGDCGRLSPNNILQWEAIRLALARGVVRYDFVGSDIPRIARFKASFGGQLHEYWCVECAPSRVARFMRAAYPWLKRRLGRV; translated from the coding sequence ATGACAGGTCACGCCCTGCATATCGCCCCCTGCGGGCCGTCACGCCACGCCGAGTGGGATGCCTTCGTCGAGGCGCATCCCGCCCGCCCGCTGTTCCATTCACGGCGGTGGCTGTCGTTGCTCGCCCGCCATCAGGGCGTGCGTCTCGACCTCCATTGCATCGAGGCGCAAGGCCGCGTGGTGGGGCTGCTGCCCATGTTCAGCCGGGGCTACGGCGTCATCCGGGTGCATTCGTCGCCCTATGTGGTGACGGATACGCCCTACCTCGGCCCGCTGGTGGACGACGACGTGTCGCCTCATGCCCTGTGGGCCGCGCTTCTCGACCATGCGCGGCACAGCGGCATGGACTTCGTGCGCCTGTTCACCCGTGTGGGTATGGCGTGCCCCCCCGTGGACGGCACGCCCGCCGGGGTGCAGCGCAAGACCACGCATGTGCTCGACCTCACGCCGGGGGAGGAGGCCCTCTGGAACGGTCTGGAGGGGCGCTGCCGCACGGCGGTGCGCAAGGCCGCCAAGGAGGGCGTGACCGTGGAACCCATGGCGGACGATGCCGCCCTCGAACGGTTCGTGGACATGCTCGAAGGCGTCTACGCCCGACAGGGGCTGACCTCGCCCAACCCCCGCGCCTTCTACCGCGACGTGTGGCGCACCTTCGGCGGGCGCGAGGTCGTGGGGCTGACGGCGCGGCACGAGGGACGCGACATCGCCTCGGCGCTCTTCGTCATGGACGCGCGCGACGCCTACTACATCAGCGGTGCCTCGGCGGGCGACTGCGGGCGGTTGTCGCCCAACAACATCCTGCAATGGGAGGCCATACGCCTCGCCCTCGCGCGGGGGGTGGTCAGGTACGACTTCGTGGGGTCCGACATCCCGCGCATCGCACGTTTCAAGGCGAGTTTCGGCGGGCAGCTGCATGAATACTGGTGCGTCGAGTGCGCGCCATCCCGCGTGGCGCGCTTCATGCGCGCTGCCTACCCGTGGCTCAAACGGCGACTGGGCAGGGTGTGA
- a CDS encoding acyltransferase encodes MSTTRRLAYLDALKIVSIYFVVIIHVVGFKLGTFTASLDWFSSHFVSMMARFAVPAFIMCSGAVLLSRTTESLTDVKRFYGKYLTSYAGYLFLGLVIAKGLAIYLNIPTPLLKGIVYDYYDGFGSGMWFFFMLIGLVLVAPILQQLAKNRSMEKLFVMLWVFFSIMNPLFSNILGLYKSYIDNMLYGSYFVGYFVLGHLLATTTRRFNTRALVICAASGLVLATLSGFALSMHTGSLSEFFYYSNNPFIMVYTASLFLLFKNLHFGDTSTNMLKHIASTTGYIYIFHTAVMSIVPIGYSTNLLKLVFIRTPGIVIISMAIAFAYILLHRGVKRIMTAHPGLAPDAIFQAFSSRMPHTMHSMTVKFRRFLFSDGA; translated from the coding sequence ATGAGCACCACAAGACGATTGGCCTATCTCGATGCATTGAAGATCGTTTCCATCTATTTCGTTGTAATCATCCACGTCGTAGGCTTCAAACTTGGCACATTCACCGCGAGTCTTGACTGGTTCTCATCCCATTTCGTTTCAATGATGGCCCGCTTTGCAGTACCGGCCTTCATCATGTGCAGCGGGGCCGTCCTTCTTTCGCGAACGACAGAATCACTCACCGATGTGAAGCGCTTCTACGGCAAGTACCTGACAAGCTATGCGGGCTATCTCTTTCTCGGCCTTGTCATCGCCAAGGGACTTGCCATCTATCTTAACATCCCCACGCCCTTGCTGAAGGGCATTGTGTATGACTACTACGACGGTTTCGGTTCGGGGATGTGGTTCTTCTTCATGCTCATCGGGCTTGTTCTTGTGGCGCCGATACTGCAGCAGCTGGCAAAGAACAGGTCCATGGAGAAACTGTTCGTAATGCTCTGGGTCTTCTTCAGCATCATGAATCCGCTATTCTCCAATATCCTTGGGCTGTACAAGTCATACATCGACAACATGCTTTATGGTTCCTACTTCGTAGGGTACTTCGTGCTTGGGCACTTGCTGGCGACAACGACGAGACGTTTCAATACAAGGGCACTTGTCATATGTGCTGCATCTGGCCTTGTCCTAGCCACGCTGTCGGGATTCGCACTCTCGATGCATACAGGTTCACTCAGCGAATTCTTCTACTATAGTAACAATCCCTTCATCATGGTCTACACGGCATCGTTGTTCTTGCTCTTCAAGAACCTCCATTTCGGCGACACTTCTACGAACATGCTGAAGCATATCGCCTCCACCACAGGGTACATCTACATATTCCACACGGCAGTGATGTCTATTGTCCCGATAGGGTACAGCACCAATCTACTCAAACTCGTATTCATTCGCACACCGGGCATAGTCATCATCTCCATGGCCATTGCTTTTGCGTACATTCTCTTGCACCGGGGTGTGAAGAGAATAATGACGGCACATCCCGGTCTCGCACCCGACGCGATATTTCAGGCATTCTCGAGTCGAATGCCCCACACAATGCACTCGATGACCGTAAAATTCCGTCGCTTCCTGTTTTCCGATGGGGCATGA